A window from Actinomycetospora corticicola encodes these proteins:
- a CDS encoding phytoene desaturase family protein codes for MANPEHRFDALVIGAGAGGLFAAARLSHQGYRTLVVERLDRVGGRASSEVIDGFTVNNGAIVIEVGGITEETFADVGARFDVRRPKPPILYRIGGKDVDVTGGGWGFLLSKLTRQGAKLLDGLGAARTDEGMPTGSLSTADWIRRYTSNENVHGIFRNMCGSVFAVSSEELPAQVFLTYFTRRSAFKKFGFCPEGTIGIWQSLADLVVGNGGEVWLDSEVTDLRLHDDGSVAGASVSRPGEQVEVDCRVAVSDVGPAATADLVGRERLAAEYVATVDTTPCSMIVVNFASRTPLVEAPGLLSFAKTRRMAYVANFTATCPETAPEGWHLYNGTSVPQPATGPFDEAAETELLHRDLHEQIPGFGDARILSTSVWRDGWPPQRAVAGFDITHTTPVPNLWNVGDAVKQYANGGTTACAETAKLVVSEITARYPVTAPA; via the coding sequence GGGCGGCCTCTTCGCCGCCGCCCGCCTGTCGCACCAGGGCTACCGGACGCTCGTGGTCGAGCGGCTCGACCGGGTCGGCGGCCGCGCCTCGAGCGAGGTGATCGACGGGTTCACCGTGAACAACGGGGCGATCGTCATCGAGGTCGGCGGCATCACCGAGGAGACGTTCGCCGACGTCGGGGCGCGCTTCGACGTCCGCCGTCCGAAGCCGCCCATCCTCTACCGGATCGGTGGGAAGGACGTCGACGTGACCGGGGGCGGCTGGGGCTTCCTGCTCTCGAAGCTCACGCGGCAGGGCGCGAAGCTGCTCGACGGGCTCGGCGCCGCCCGCACCGACGAGGGGATGCCGACCGGCTCGCTCTCCACCGCCGACTGGATCCGGCGCTACACCTCGAACGAGAACGTCCACGGCATCTTCCGCAACATGTGCGGCTCGGTGTTCGCCGTCAGCTCCGAGGAACTGCCCGCGCAGGTGTTCCTCACCTACTTCACCCGCAGGAGCGCCTTCAAGAAGTTCGGGTTCTGCCCCGAGGGCACGATCGGCATCTGGCAGTCCCTGGCCGACCTCGTCGTCGGGAACGGCGGGGAGGTCTGGCTCGACAGCGAGGTCACCGACCTGCGCCTGCACGACGACGGGTCGGTCGCCGGGGCGTCCGTCTCGCGCCCGGGCGAGCAGGTGGAGGTGGACTGTCGGGTCGCGGTCAGCGACGTCGGGCCCGCCGCGACCGCCGACCTCGTCGGACGGGAGCGCCTCGCCGCGGAGTACGTGGCGACGGTGGACACCACGCCCTGCTCGATGATCGTCGTGAACTTCGCGAGCCGGACGCCGCTGGTCGAGGCCCCGGGCCTGCTGTCGTTCGCGAAGACCCGGCGCATGGCGTACGTCGCGAACTTCACCGCCACCTGCCCGGAGACCGCCCCCGAGGGCTGGCACCTCTACAACGGGACGTCGGTGCCGCAGCCCGCGACCGGCCCGTTCGACGAGGCCGCCGAGACCGAGCTGCTGCACCGGGACCTGCACGAGCAGATCCCCGGGTTCGGCGACGCCCGCATCCTCTCGACGTCCGTGTGGCGCGACGGCTGGCCGCCCCAGCGCGCGGTGGCGGGCTTCGACATCACGCACACGACGCCGGTGCCCAACCTCTGGAACGTCGGCGACGCGGTGAAGCAGTACGCCAACGGCGGCACGACGGCGTGCGCGGAGACGGCGAAGCTCGTCGTCTCCGAGATCACCGCGCGCTACCCGGTGACGGCTCCGGCCTGA